The nucleotide sequence CTTCGGGACGAGAAAACTCTGGAGGAGGGGTCTTGCCGTCTCGCAGCAGGGCTCTCACTTTGGTGCCGGACAAATGCACGCGATCTTCGGGACCGCTGGGGCTGGTCTTGCTGGTGGCCATCGTACCCGTCTTTTTGCAGAAGAAGGCATGCTCGAACTTGAGGGGGATAATGCCCAATTCGTCCGGCTGGAACTCGTCGAAGATATGTTGGGCGTCGTAGGTGCCGTAGTAGTCGCCTACGCCTGCGTGATCGCGACCGACGATGAAGTGGGTGCAGCCGTAATTTTTGCGGATGAGGGCGTGGAAGATGGCTTCGCGAGGACCGGCATAGCGCATAGCCGAGGGATTAATCGCCAAAATGACGCGGTCTTGGGGGAAGTAGTGCTGCATCATGATTTCGTAGCACTGCATCCTCACGTCAGCAGGAATATCGTCTTTCTTGGTGGCTCCCACCAGAGGATGCAGGAAGAGACCGTCGACAATTTCTAGAGCGCATTTTTGAATGTATTCGTGGGCGCGGTGGATGGGGTTACGGGTTTGGAAACCCACAACGGTTTCCCAGCCCTTTTCTGTAAAGGCGGCACGAGAGGCGGCAGGATCGACTTGATAGCTGGGAAAGAGGGGATGGGGATCCCGTTGCAAGAGGGTGACGGGACCGGCCAAATTGACGTTGCCCTGTTCGTAAATCACCTTAACGCCAGGGTGCTTCTCTTCCTTAGTGCGGTAGACGTAAAAGGCTTCTTTTTCTTTGTCGGGCGTGAATTTTTCGCTCAGTTCCATGGTGCCGAGCAGGCGACCGGTCGCGTCTTGCAGGCCGATGGTTTGACCGATGCTGAGGCTGTCGGCGATCGCTTCTGTGACGGGCAAGACAACGGGGATAGACCAGACGTTACCGTCACTCAAGTGCATGTCGGTGACGACGGAGAGGTAATCCGCTTGGCCCATAAAGCCGGTAATAGGGCTGAAGCCACCGATCGCGATCATCTCTAAATCCGACTGGGCACGGGCATCGAGGGTCACGCGCGGCAAGGAGTCCGCCCGAGCGAGAATTTCGGCCCGCTGCTCGGAGCTGGCAATGCGATTGACCAACGTACCGCCATGGGGGGCGATAGTCTCGGGGGACTGTACGCTCATCGGTGAGGTCCTCCTGCTACGAATCGTGAAGAAAGTTTACAACAACAGGGTAACCTGCTCGGGGCTTTTTCTCTCACCGAGATTTCGGGCGGGGCAGTAGGTTATTTCCCAGGCAGGGCAAGGGTTGTCTTTACTGTACTGCGGCCAGTTCTACTGCCGTCAGCACCTCGCTCGTCTCTGGCGTTTCAAACAGGGCTCGCACTGCGGCAGCATATTGGGTATCGGAGGGGGTGGCGATGGCGGCGCGATCGCGGGCCAACTGCAGCCGAGCAGAATCGGACAGTTCGATTTCTAAATCGGGGATCAGTCCCTGTTGGTGGATGTCGCGACCGTCTGGCGTGCGATAGCGGGCGGAGGTAACCGTCAAACAGGAGCCATCGGATAGGAGGTACATCATTTGAACAATGCCTTTACCAAAGGTGGGGGTTCCCACAATTGTGGCCCGGTCGGCAGCTTGGAGTGCTCCCGCCAAGACTTCGCTAGAACTGGCAGAACCGCGATCGACCAGGACTGCTAGGGGCTTATCGGTCAGGGGCTCGCGGCGATCGACAATCCGACGGACGCGATCGCGATTTTCTAGCGTCACAATCGTGCCGCCATCGAGAAACATCTCGGCAATGTCGGTACTAGCCTCCAGCATTCCCCCCGGATTGGAGCGCAGGTCCAAGAGGTATGCGTCTACCTGCTGGGCTTCGAGGGTGTCGATCGCCTCTTGCATGTCGGCAGCAGTTCGGTCGGTAAACTTGGTCAGTCGGATATAGCCAATCTCGCGATCCCCCTGGCGGTGGAGTTCGTAACTCACGGCAGGTCGCTGCCAAGCCTCCCGCTGCATCTCTACGACTAAGCGATCGCCTCCTTGCCGTTCCACTTCGAGGGTGACTGCGGTGCCGCGATGGCCGCGAATGCGACGTAGCGTTTCGTAAACAGTCAGGTCCGCAGTACTGCGGTCGTTCACAGCCAAGATAATGTCGTATTGCTGCAGCCCCGAGGCAAACGCGGGGGAATCGATTGGGGGAGGGGAGGCGAGCGTTGGACGTCCCCGCTCGTCAAGCTTCAAGCTCAAGCCCACCGTTGCCAGATCCCCTCGGCTGGCCATCCGCATGTGTTGGAAATGCTCGGGTTCGAGAAAGTAGGTGTAGGGGTCTGCAAAAGATTGGAGAGCAGAGTGAATGGCGGCATAAGCTTGCTCGGAGGTGGCATAGTCTCGCGATAGCAAGGTTCGCCGCTGTTGTGCCCAAGCGCTATCGCTGGCGCGAGCACTGAGATGGTCGGCATCCACGATGTCTGCCACCTCCGCCACCAGTTCCGTTGGGGAAAGGGGGGGACTGGCCCAACTGCGGGCGGTGAAGGGGACGGTCAGTAAGACGGTGGCGATCGCGGAGAGCGTGCTAGAGAGCAAAAAGTCGGTCAATCTCATAGGGGTGGGAGTTCGAAGGGATGGGAATCGCCGATCCAGTTGCAAAGATAATCTCAGTGCTGCTGCGATCGCCCGACCGCGAAGTGACAGTTGGGCTGCGAGTGGAGAGATAAATAGTTTGTTCTTACTGAGAAGGAAGTATCACGCAACGGCCACCTTAAGAAGTATTGAAAACTACATGAGAGTGCGCTGAATCTACTCTGCCCAGAAATGCACAGATTTTGACCGGTAAAACATTACTTAAATCGATACTTAAATCGATCGCTTGGCTCGGGACATCGAACAGTCAAGTCTTTGGAGGAATTGAACGGTAGGTTGAGGGTTTGAGGCTATTTCTCCCCTCTCCCTCGGGAGAGGGGCCGGGGGTGAGGGCAATGCAGAGCTATCGAACTCAGGTCAATTGGGGATTTCACACTAAAAAATCCTCCCGATCGTGTCGGAAGGATGTCAGCTAGGGATAGAAGGTGCTTAAGCGGTGACGCTGGCTAGTGCTTGCAGTTGAGGCAGCTTAGTCGCCACGACGGGGCTGTATTGGGGCATCACCTGAGCGGCATGGAAGCAGCCGTAGAGATGGCGATCGTGCAGCCACTGGGCTGTTTTCAAATACCCGAGCGCGGGACCGTTGACATTGGCGGCCATGCTGGTTTCGTTGCCCAAGGTAAAGGTATGGGTGCTGACCTTGCCCTCAAAGGTAATGCCTTTGATTTGCACGTTGGTTTGCAAGGGTTTGCGGGAATTGCGAGTATCCATAATGCCGCCGACGGTGACGCGATCGCGGGGGCAAATGCCTGCCAACTCTAGCATCAGATCGTCGGCATGTTCCATGTTAGACAGGTACAGCTTGCCGTCGGTTTTATCCAGCAGTGCTTTCACTTCTTCATCCGAGAGGGCACGGGCGGATTCCACATCGAAGCCGTCCATGTGGGCGATGTCTTCGCGGATGGTGGCGCGATATTGGTCCCAATTGGCAATGCCGACGCCAAATTCGATCTCCACTGAGAGGATTTCGACATAGCTTTGGGCGGCGAT is from Synechococcus sp. PCC 7336 and encodes:
- the sat gene encoding sulfate adenylyltransferase; the encoded protein is MSVQSPETIAPHGGTLVNRIASSEQRAEILARADSLPRVTLDARAQSDLEMIAIGGFSPITGFMGQADYLSVVTDMHLSDGNVWSIPVVLPVTEAIADSLSIGQTIGLQDATGRLLGTMELSEKFTPDKEKEAFYVYRTKEEKHPGVKVIYEQGNVNLAGPVTLLQRDPHPLFPSYQVDPAASRAAFTEKGWETVVGFQTRNPIHRAHEYIQKCALEIVDGLFLHPLVGATKKDDIPADVRMQCYEIMMQHYFPQDRVILAINPSAMRYAGPREAIFHALIRKNYGCTHFIVGRDHAGVGDYYGTYDAQHIFDEFQPDELGIIPLKFEHAFFCKKTGTMATSKTSPSGPEDRVHLSGTKVRALLRDGKTPPPEFSRPEVAQLLAEVMSAREA
- a CDS encoding S41 family peptidase, which translates into the protein MRLTDFLLSSTLSAIATVLLTVPFTARSWASPPLSPTELVAEVADIVDADHLSARASDSAWAQQRRTLLSRDYATSEQAYAAIHSALQSFADPYTYFLEPEHFQHMRMASRGDLATVGLSLKLDERGRPTLASPPPIDSPAFASGLQQYDIILAVNDRSTADLTVYETLRRIRGHRGTAVTLEVERQGGDRLVVEMQREAWQRPAVSYELHRQGDREIGYIRLTKFTDRTAADMQEAIDTLEAQQVDAYLLDLRSNPGGMLEASTDIAEMFLDGGTIVTLENRDRVRRIVDRREPLTDKPLAVLVDRGSASSSEVLAGALQAADRATIVGTPTFGKGIVQMMYLLSDGSCLTVTSARYRTPDGRDIHQQGLIPDLEIELSDSARLQLARDRAAIATPSDTQYAAAVRALFETPETSEVLTAVELAAVQ
- a CDS encoding saccharopine dehydrogenase-like oxidoreductase; this translates as MRLAIFGAGGLGRSMLDLVQYKQGMRAVAILDRSGYVFNPAGIAPLAADFAGCALHPDGQLCDRAIDQILSDRGDRIDAIFLALPNLPNHFIPSVIDRIIASGYKGVVADALKRTSAMAMVLERSKALQQAEITYIAGAGATPGLLTAAAAIAAQSYVEILSVEIEFGVGIANWDQYRATIREDIAHMDGFDVESARALSDEEVKALLDKTDGKLYLSNMEHADDLMLELAGICPRDRVTVGGIMDTRNSRKPLQTNVQIKGITFEGKVSTHTFTLGNETSMAANVNGPALGYLKTAQWLHDRHLYGCFHAAQVMPQYSPVVATKLPQLQALASVTA